A genomic segment from Alteribacillus bidgolensis encodes:
- a CDS encoding ABC transporter ATP-binding protein, translated as MAEIQLNHIDKIYDGGEQAVTDFNLDIKDKEFIVFVGPSGCGKSTTLRMIAGLEDITDGDLLIDNNRMNDIPPKDRDIAMVFQNYALYPHMNVFDNMAFGLKLRKFKKEEIKKRVDNAAKILGLEEYLDRKPKALSGGQRQRVALGRAIVRDPKVFLMDEPLSNLDAKLRVQMRAEIIKLHKRLDSTTIYVTHDQTEAMTMATRIVILKDGFIQQVGTPKEVYDFPENMFVGGFIGSPSMNFMEGKLDGNRFKIGDVSVTVPEGKMKVLRDQGYGKKNIILGVRPEDIHDEPLFLESSPGSKVSMNIEVSEMNGAESILYSNLGGQQIIARVDSRSDIAAGNTVDMALDMNKVHFFDPDTEACIR; from the coding sequence ATGGCTGAAATTCAATTAAATCATATTGACAAAATATATGACGGAGGGGAACAAGCCGTCACTGATTTTAATCTAGATATCAAAGATAAAGAGTTTATTGTTTTTGTCGGACCTTCCGGCTGTGGTAAATCGACGACATTGCGAATGATCGCAGGACTAGAAGACATTACAGATGGGGATCTTTTAATTGATAATAATAGAATGAATGATATTCCTCCAAAAGACCGGGATATCGCAATGGTTTTCCAAAATTACGCTTTATACCCTCATATGAATGTGTTTGACAACATGGCATTTGGCCTGAAACTGCGCAAGTTTAAAAAAGAGGAAATTAAAAAACGTGTAGATAACGCTGCCAAAATTCTCGGTCTAGAAGAATATTTAGATCGTAAACCGAAAGCGTTATCAGGCGGTCAGCGTCAGCGTGTTGCATTAGGTCGTGCCATCGTTCGTGATCCGAAAGTGTTCTTGATGGATGAACCACTTTCTAACCTCGATGCTAAGCTTCGTGTACAAATGCGTGCTGAAATCATCAAGCTGCATAAGCGTTTAGATTCTACAACAATTTACGTAACGCATGACCAGACCGAAGCGATGACGATGGCGACAAGAATTGTCATCTTAAAGGATGGCTTTATTCAACAAGTGGGAACACCAAAAGAGGTATACGACTTTCCAGAAAATATGTTTGTCGGCGGTTTTATCGGATCCCCGTCCATGAACTTTATGGAAGGAAAATTAGATGGAAATCGGTTTAAGATCGGCGATGTCTCCGTTACTGTCCCGGAAGGAAAAATGAAAGTTCTTCGCGACCAGGGATATGGTAAGAAAAATATCATTCTCGGCGTCCGTCCAGAAGATATTCACGATGAACCTTTATTTCTTGAATCATCTCCGGGATCTAAAGTTTCTATGAACATTGAAGTATCGGAAATGAACGGGGCGGAATCGATATTGTACAGTAACTTGGGCGGCCAGCAAATTATCGCACGAGTGGATTCCCGTTCAGATATCGCTGCTGGTAATACCGTTGACATGGCCCTTGACATGAACAAAGTGCATTTCTTTGATCCTGATACAGAAGCTTGTATTCGATAA